In Ruminococcaceae bacterium BL-6, a genomic segment contains:
- the patB gene encoding Cystathionine beta-lyase PatB, translating to MHCFDEIIDRRNTGSLKYDFAVKRGKPADVLPLWVADMDFRVPPCVTRVLEERIRHGIYGYSEPGEAYFTALEKWFSSRHGWQIRPEWLIKTPGVVFALCAAVRALTQRGDAVLIQQPVYYPFTESIVDNGRKLVVNELVRSGGKYSVDFEDFERKITENDVRLFILCSPHNPVGRVWTREELTRMGEICRKHRVFVVSDEIHADFTYPGRRHIVFASLGPEFAQNSMICTAPTKTFNLAGLQISNIFIPNQEIRRKIRREIDRAGYSQANVMGLIACRAAYEEGAQWLDALKEYLTENLSFVRGFLRERLPEIRLTEPEGTYLIWLDCSALGLSDRELDRLMTEKAKLWLDAGPVFGQGGSGFQRINIACPRSVLEEAFRRLEAAAREQKEKTGILS from the coding sequence TTGCACTGTTTCGATGAAATCATCGACAGAAGGAATACCGGCTCTTTAAAATACGATTTTGCTGTGAAGCGCGGCAAACCCGCCGACGTGCTCCCGCTTTGGGTGGCCGATATGGATTTCCGGGTGCCGCCCTGCGTGACCCGCGTGCTGGAGGAACGCATCCGCCACGGGATTTACGGATACTCCGAGCCGGGCGAAGCTTATTTCACGGCGCTGGAAAAATGGTTTTCCTCGCGCCACGGCTGGCAGATCCGCCCGGAATGGCTGATCAAGACGCCGGGCGTGGTGTTCGCCCTGTGCGCGGCGGTCCGCGCGCTGACGCAAAGGGGCGATGCGGTCCTCATCCAGCAGCCGGTCTATTACCCCTTCACCGAATCCATCGTGGACAACGGAAGAAAGCTCGTCGTCAACGAGCTGGTTCGCTCCGGCGGAAAATATTCCGTCGACTTTGAGGACTTCGAGCGAAAAATCACGGAAAACGATGTCCGCCTCTTCATCCTGTGCAGCCCGCACAACCCGGTGGGCCGCGTCTGGACGCGGGAGGAGCTGACACGGATGGGGGAGATCTGCCGGAAGCACCGGGTCTTTGTCGTTTCGGATGAGATCCACGCCGACTTTACTTATCCGGGGCGCCGGCATATCGTCTTTGCCAGCCTCGGCCCGGAATTCGCGCAGAATTCGATGATCTGCACGGCGCCGACCAAAACCTTCAACCTGGCCGGCCTGCAGATTTCCAACATCTTCATTCCGAACCAGGAGATCCGCCGTAAAATCCGCCGCGAAATCGACCGGGCCGGATACAGCCAGGCCAACGTGATGGGCCTGATCGCCTGCCGCGCCGCCTATGAAGAGGGCGCGCAATGGCTAGACGCCCTGAAGGAATACCTGACGGAAAACCTTTCGTTCGTGCGCGGTTTCCTGCGGGAAAGGCTCCCCGAAATCCGGCTGACCGAGCCGGAGGGGACGTATCTGATCTGGCTGGACTGTTCGGCCCTCGGGCTGAGCGACCGGGAGCTCGACCGCCTGATGACGGAAAAGGCAAAGCTGTGGCTGGATGCCGGCCCCGTCTTCGGGCAGGGCGGCTCGGGGTTCCAGCGCATCAACATCGCCTGCCCGCGCTCCGTTCTGGAAGAGGCGTTCCGCCGGCTGGAAGCGGCCGCGCGGGAACAAAAAGAAAAGACCGGAATTCTTTCCTGA
- the mccB gene encoding cystathionine gamma-lyase and homocysteine gamma-lyase for reverse transsulfuration pathway (Evidence 2a : Function from experimental evidences in other organisms; PubMedId : 10939241, 15760717, 17056751, 18812398; Product type e : enzyme), whose product MKFNTLCVHGSTDPCDRTGSISVPIYQTATFSHPGVRESTGYDYSRMQNPTREHLEKTMARLEGGRDAIAFSSGMAAITALMELFSPGDHIIASDDLYGGSRRLFENINVKNGLSFDFVNTSDLALVEAAIRPETKALFVETPTNPMMQVTDIAAAARLSRKHSLRLIVDNTFLTPYFQKPLTLSADIVIHSGTKYLGGHNDTLAGFLVASDPELCERLRFIYKTTGACLSPFDSWLLIRGIKTLPLRMEKQQESAQAIARWLCGRKEIRKVFYPGLPDHPDYELSKRQTSGFGAMISFETDSRETAERMLNRVSLIRFAESLGGVETLLTYPMLQTHADVPKEEREAKGINERLLRLSVGVEDADDLIEDLTQALKEE is encoded by the coding sequence ATGAAATTCAATACTTTATGCGTGCACGGCAGCACGGACCCGTGCGACCGGACAGGCTCGATTTCCGTGCCCATCTATCAGACCGCAACGTTTTCGCATCCGGGCGTAAGGGAGAGCACGGGCTATGATTATTCACGCATGCAGAACCCGACCCGGGAGCATCTGGAAAAAACGATGGCCAGGCTCGAAGGCGGCAGGGATGCGATCGCCTTTTCTTCCGGCATGGCCGCCATCACGGCGCTGATGGAGCTGTTTTCCCCCGGCGACCACATCATCGCCTCCGACGACCTGTACGGCGGTTCCCGCCGCCTGTTCGAAAATATCAACGTCAAGAACGGCCTTTCCTTCGACTTCGTGAATACCTCGGATCTTGCTTTGGTAGAGGCGGCCATCCGCCCCGAAACAAAGGCGCTTTTCGTGGAGACCCCGACGAACCCCATGATGCAGGTGACGGATATCGCCGCCGCCGCGCGCCTGAGCCGGAAGCACTCGCTGCGCCTGATCGTGGACAACACGTTCCTGACCCCGTATTTCCAGAAGCCGCTCACGCTCAGCGCGGATATCGTGATCCACAGCGGGACGAAATATCTGGGCGGCCATAACGATACCCTCGCGGGGTTTCTCGTCGCGAGCGACCCGGAGCTTTGTGAGCGCCTTCGCTTCATTTACAAAACGACCGGCGCGTGCCTTTCCCCGTTCGACAGCTGGCTTCTGATCCGCGGCATCAAGACCCTGCCCCTGCGCATGGAAAAGCAGCAGGAAAGCGCGCAGGCGATCGCCCGGTGGCTGTGCGGCCGCAAAGAGATCCGCAAGGTGTTTTACCCCGGCCTGCCCGACCACCCGGATTATGAGCTCTCCAAACGGCAGACAAGCGGATTCGGCGCGATGATCTCGTTTGAAACGGACAGCCGGGAAACCGCCGAACGGATGCTGAACCGCGTTTCGCTGATCCGGTTTGCCGAAAGTCTGGGCGGCGTGGAAACGCTGCTGACCTACCCGATGCTGCAGACCCACGCCGACGTTCCGAAGGAGGAACGCGAGGCGAAGGGCATCAATGAAAGGCTGCTGCGCCTTTCCGTAGGAGTGGAGGATGCTGACGATCTGATCGAAGACCTGACCCAGGCGTTAAAGGAGGAATAG
- a CDS encoding Rrf2 family transcriptional regulator, with protein sequence MRISAKGRYALAAMISMAETYSNGEYITVISISEKLGISKIYLEQVFSLLKRGGLVTSIKGAQGGYQLARMPRQITALEVLSAVELSLFEPTEATVKDKAPEIEEAMRVSAFNKLDEAVKAALGSVNLSDLAMEAEGIRSDYCMFYI encoded by the coding sequence ATGAGAATTTCTGCAAAGGGACGCTATGCTCTCGCCGCAATGATCAGCATGGCCGAGACATACAGCAATGGAGAATATATTACCGTCATCAGCATTTCCGAAAAACTGGGGATTTCGAAAATTTATCTGGAGCAGGTCTTTTCCCTTTTGAAAAGGGGCGGCCTCGTCACGTCCATCAAGGGAGCCCAGGGCGGCTACCAGCTGGCACGAATGCCCAGGCAGATAACCGCGCTGGAGGTTTTGTCTGCCGTTGAACTTTCCCTGTTCGAACCCACGGAAGCCACCGTTAAGGACAAGGCCCCCGAAATTGAAGAAGCCATGCGGGTATCTGCCTTTAATAAGCTTGACGAAGCGGTGAAAGCCGCGCTCGGCTCGGTCAACCTTTCCGACCTGGCAATGGAGGCGGAAGGGATCCGATCCGATTACTGTATGTTCTATATCTGA